The following proteins come from a genomic window of Sardina pilchardus chromosome 1, fSarPil1.1, whole genome shotgun sequence:
- the LOC134093536 gene encoding meiosis regulator and mRNA stability factor 1 isoform X1 has translation MEGLGKERSICSARTLSWLERPENLKVTLAPPSNFWKLADCFSSSESTGPTTGNQKDYMDSQPPVLELKDVPPPPRPAASQPFPLTPLPMPPPCLPSRGPLPPLLQPGSPKVSSSCSCSHCQTSLHPQTGLALLGNHQVRGFGDVSGGGVSITGGAGGGSSVYLSKPLGAASSWAVSSTSTSSSSSVPHHVSLFSGPVGQVPSSSSSSSSSLAPVATSQPTASLSQLPCCSGLLRPLHAPTCPQLSQQAYGRPRYGPCPSVAAVATVAPSSAEYYRYGGELGSGAVGKQSPQQQHPLHLRHGGLSTSPAHVCSHPLHHCVKHTVCLKGAHYCQDCLSKPAPGLASEPDKLWPNIPPPHAQSAPIPIPMCNGCGVSGSATDGLLLLGSSLGKTSQKYGSPDSGTQESLPPVGVFWDIENCSVPTGRSAASVVQRLRARFFPGHREAEFICVCDISKENKDVIQELNNCQVTVAHINATAKNAADDKLRQSLRRFADTHTAPATVVLVSSDVNFASELSDLRHRHGFQVILVHKNQVSGALLQHAHRHVAFEEFLTDLPPRMPLKTQPGFNLLFVHNLPTNRDGKSVANRLRRLSDNCGGKVLGLSGGTAVLRFSSREAAERARKRMENEDVYGCRIHVSFSPEEEDDEEEEEGQGLGRGGGGRGRGRAEEAADGDSDHGLRRFPLPAAAVPSSSSSSSLPASLFLPVEKPRSPRRPRRASTSASATGAAHVRPCQQAAGRHLVPERPYSPRTGAPHAANRPSQELNPAETKPRMGFLSDKGRASSASPHTNGDATLQNHQRAGPAGDAPYRGRRRDFSGPRSATDSPVDHFQVSTPSAFSKLSLQRSFSPMLLPQGSWSSRSGSPCLSNRSSPLSAPRSPGPDASAPTEPFSDGADIQVSNLDYRMSRKELQQILQDTFAKHGKVKGVELSPHTDYQLKATIQMRSLQQAIGAIGALHRYKIGGKRIQVSLLTGANNKSLAVFSSEIISILQDAPASCLPLFKFTEIYEKKFGHKLVVSELYRLPEVVAVREQGGGRLVCLLPSGQSRQSPLGSSQSHDGSSASGSPVVFEELEYHEPVCKRHYNNNFSEADYDPDSYKIPFVVVAVKTLAAQVHSLLQSHEGTIPLLSFPECYAAEFSPLTVAEEGELEDGVPLEHLITCVPGVTVVTAQNGFKVVKWIHNKPPPPNAGKDTSQYPWVPRCKSPVGNPQLIQFSRELVDLLKGQPTCLMPLSRFIPAYHHHFAKQCRVSDYGYSKLLELLEAVPHVLQILGLGSKRLLTLTHRSQVKRFTQDLLKLLKFQASKQVVIRDFMQAYHWCFSRDWRVIDYGMCDLMDLLTEIPDTTITITQQDDDMVISVPKRERTAEEQDRTRQFAKEVVDLLRHQPHGRMAFSKFIPTYHHHFGRQCKLTHYGFTKLVELFEAIPDVLMVLECGEEKVLCLTEVERVKALAAQLVKLLRAQRDGRLPVQQLLAEYSKTFGYGLRLQDYDANSLPELLNKLCHVVKAVDGPEGREVQLINRKSLRALTSQLLALLMGLAPGVKGEGAEPAWPTVEQLQQRYEAAHGVPLKPCEYGFLSLGELLKSLPFLVELYEVEEEDGEAERVERVRLTRLYQFARSVRALLHTYHYHQIFLSEFPAAFSKYTGVSLQWRAYGYSTLDELLAAIPQVIWIKGHGHKKILVLKNEMKARTSSGDSPGPEGDRLRADSQSPSSARSGSQSPGGDAELLCLGSGSPVDLLCGPVPSCLPSPQLQPDPVAPQHADLIHFEERAHAEPETEPASSEEPPLSSASAPDVCDGTGQPPDSDGQYDCANVLPCADARAGTTTPPPPATSAAPPEQPQPPSIAVPTTDSPSKRTTRNKVKLAANFSFTPVSTA, from the exons ATGGAAGGACTGGGGAAGGAAAGGTCAATATGCAGCGCTAGGACCCTCTCATGGCTCGAGCGACCAGAAAATTTAAAAGTAACCTTAGCCCCCCCGTCCAATTTTTGGAAACTCGCCGACTGCTTCTCTTCCTCAGAGTCAACTGGCCCTACTACTGGAAACCAG AAAGATTACATGGACAGTCAACCGCCTGTGTTGGAGCTGAAAGATGTGCCCCCACCTCCGCGGCCTGCTGCCTCCCAGCCTTTCCcgctcacccccctccccatgcCGCCCCCCTGCCTTCCCTCCCGAGGGCCCTTGCCCCCTCTGCTGCAGCCCGGCAGCCCCAAAGTAagcagctcctgctcctgttcCCACTGCCAGACCAGCCTGCACCCCCAGACCGGCCTCGCCCTGTTGGGGAACCACCAGGTCCGTGGGTTCGGTGACGTGAGCGGTGGAGGTGTTAGCATCACTggtggtgcaggtggtggtTCTTCTGTTTACCTCTCCAAACCATTAGGTGCTGCTTCTTCCTGGGCGGTCTCCTCTACCTccacgtcctcctcttcctcagtccCTCACCACGTCTCTCTGTTCTCCGGGCCCGTCGGCCAGgtgccgtcctcctcctcctcctcctcctcctccctcgctccggTGGCCACCTCCCAGCCCACGGCCTCCCTCTCCCAGCTGCCCTGCTGCTCCGGGCTCCTGAGGCCCCTCCATGCGCCCACCTGCCCCCAGCTCTCGCAGCAGGCCTACGGCCGGCCCAGATACGGCCCGTGTCCGTCGGTGGCTGCGGTGGCGACGGTGGCCCCGTCGTCCGCTGAGTACTACCGCTACGGCGGAGAGCTGGGCTCCGGGGCAGTAGGGAAGCAGTctccgcagcagcagcaccccctCCATCTCCGTCACGGTGGCCTCTCCACCTCACCAGCACACGTCTGCTCGCACCCTTTGCACCACTGTGTCAAGCACACCGTTTGTCTGAAAGGGGCGCACTACTGCCAGGATTGCCTGAGCAAG CCTGCTCCAGGTTTGGCCTCTGAGCCAGATAAGCTCTGGCCCAACATCCCCCCTCCACACGCCCAGTCGGcgcccatccccatccccatgtGCAACGGCTGTGGGGTGAGCGGATCGGCCACCgacggcctgctgctgctgggctccAGCCTGGGCAAGACCAGCCAAAAATACG gttcACCAGACAGTGGCACCCAGGAGAGCCTGCCCCCGGTGGGTGTGTTCTGGGACATAGAGAACTGCTCGGTGCCCACCGGGCGATCAGCTGCCAGCGTGGTGCAGCGGCTCCGTGCCCGCTTCTTCCCCGGGCACCGCGAAGCCGAGTTCATCTGCGTGTGCGACATCAGCAAGGAGAACAAGGACGTCATCCAGGAGCTAAACAACTGCCAG GTCACTGTGGCCCACATCAACGCCACGGCCAAGAACGCTGCTGACGACAAGCTGCGCCAGAGCCTGAGACGCTTCGCCGACACGCACACAGCCCCCGCCACCGTGGTGCTGGTCTCCT CCGACGTGAACTTTGCCAGCGAACTGAGTGACCTCCGCCATCGCCATGGCTTCCAGGTCATCCTGGTGCACAAGAACCAGGTGTCTGGCGCACTACTGCAGCACGCTCATCGCCATGTGGCCTTCGAGGAGTTCCTGACTGACCTGCCGCCCAGGATGCCTCTGAAAACTCAG CCCGGTTTCAACCTTCTGTTTGTGCACAACCTGCCCACCAACCGCGACGGCAAGAGCGTGGCCAACAGGCTGCGGCGCCTGTCGGACAACTGCGGGGGCAAGGTGCTGGGCCTGTCGGGCGGCACGGCCGTCCTGCGCTTCAGCTCTCGGGAGGCGGCCGAGCGCGCCCGCAAGCGCATGGAGAACGAGGACGTCTACGGCTGCCGCATCCACGTCTCCTTCTCccccgaggaggaggacgatgaggaggaggaggaagggcaaGGCctcggaagaggaggaggaggtaggggAAGAGGTAGAGCGGAGGAGGCGGCGGACGGGGACTCTGACCACGGGCTCAGACGTTTCCCGctgcccgccgccgccgtcccctcgtcctcctcctcctcctcgctgccGGCCTCGCTCTTCCTCCCGGTAGAGAAGCCGCGCTCCCCCCGCAGGCCTCGCCGCGCCAGTACCAGCGCCAGTGCCACCGGCGCCGCCCATGTCCGCCCGTGCCAGCAGGCGGCTGGCAGACACCTGGTGCCCGAGCGGCCGTACAGCCCCAGGACAGGCGCTCCGCACGCCGCCAACAGGCCCTCTCAG GAGCTGAACCCTGCGGAGACCAAGCCCAGGATGGGCTTCCTGTCCGATAAAGGCCGCGCCTCCTCAGCGTCGCCCCACACCAATGGAGACGCCACCCTTCAGAACCACCAGAGGGCTGGCCCGGCTGGAGACGCCCCTTACCGTGGCAGGAG gaGGGACTTCTCTGGGCCACGCAGCGCCACGGACTCCCCCGTGGACCACTTCCAGGTCAGCACGCCCTCGGCCTTCAGCAAGCTCAGCCTGCAGAGGAGCTTCAGCCCCATGCTGCTCCCCCAGGGCTCCTGGTCGTCACG GAGTGGCTCTCCGTGCCTGTCCAACCGCTCGTCCCCCCTCAGCGCCCCCAGGAGCCCCGGCCCTGACGCCAGCGCCCCCACGGAGCCCTTCTCCGACGGCGCCGACATCCAGGTGTCCAACCTGGACTACCGCATGTCCCGCAAGGAGCTGCAGCAGATCCTGCAGGACACGTTTGCCAAACACGGGAAG gtgaaggGAGTAGAGCTGAGCCCCCACACGGACTACCAGCTGAAGGCCACCATCCAGATGCGCTCGCTGCAGCAGGCCATCGGGGCCATCGGAGCGCTGCACCGCTACAAGATCGGCGGCAAGCGCATCCAGGTGTCCCTCCTCACCGGTGCCAACAATAAGTCCCTCGCGGTCTTTAG ttctgaaattaTTAGTATTCTTCAAGATGCACCAGCCAGTTGCCTTCCGCTTTTCAAATTCACCGAAATCTACGAGAAAAA gttTGGCCATAAGCTGGTGGTGAGCGAGCTGTACCGTCTGCCGGAGGTGGTGGCGGTGCGGGAGCAGGGCGGCGGGCGGCTGGTGTGTCTGCTCCCCAGCGGCCAATCCCGCCAGAGCCCGCTGGGCTCCTCGCAGTCCCACGACGGCTCCTCGGCCAGCGGCAGCCCCGTCGTCTTCGAGGAGCTGGAGTACCACGAGCCCGTCTGCAAGCGCCactacaacaacaacttcaG TGAGGCGGACTACGACCCGGATTCCTACAAGATCCCGTTTGTTGTGGTGGCTGTGAAGACGCTGGCTGCCCAGGTGCACAGCTTGCTTCAGTCGCACGAGGGCACCATACCGCTGCTAAG TTTCCCAGAGTGCTATGCAGCGGAGTTCAGCCCGCTGACGGTGGCGGAGGAAGGTGAGCTGGAGGACGGAGTCCCACTGGAGCACCTCATCACCTGTGTTCCCGGGGTCACCGTCGTCACGGCGCAAAACGGGTTCAAGGTCGTCAAGTGGATCCACAACAAGCCACCCCCACCCAATGCTGGTAAAGACACTAGTCAAT ACCCGTGGGTGCCGCGCTGTAAGAGCCCGGTGGGGAACCCTCAGCTGATCCAGTTCAGCCGTGAGCTGGTGGACCTGCTGAAGGGCCAGCCCACCTGCCTCATGCCCCTGAGCCGCTTCATCCCCGCCTACCACCACCACTTCGCCAAGCAGTGCCGCGTCTCCGACTACGGCTACTCCaaactgctggagctgctggaggccGTGCCTCATGTGCTACAG ATTCTGGGCCTGGGTTCGAAGCGCCTGCTGACACTGACCCACCGCTCGCAGGTGAAGCGCTTCACTCAGGACCTGCTCAAGCTGCTCAAGTTCCAGGCCAGCAAGCAGGTGGTCATCCGTGACTTCATGCAGGCCTACCACTG GTGCTTCTCGAGAGACTGGCGTGTGATTGACTACGGCATGTGTGACCTCATGGATCTCCTCACAGAGATCCCCGACACTACAATCACCATCACTCAGCAGGACGACGACATGGTCATCTCTGTGCCCAAGAGAG AGCGCACGGCCGAGGAGCAGGACCGCACCAGGCAGTTCGCCAAGGAGGTGGTGGACCTGCTGCGGCACCAGCCGCACGGCCGCATGGCCTTCAGCAAGTTCATCCCCACCTACCACCACCACTTCGGCCGCCAGTGCAAGCTCACCCACTACGGCTTCACCAAGCTCGTCGAGCTCTTCGAGGCCATCCCCGACGTGCTGATG gtgCTGGAGTGTGGTGAGGAGAAGGTGCTGTGCCTGACGGAGGTGGAGCGGGTGAAGGCGCTGGCGGCCCAGCTGGTGAAGCTGCTGCGTGCGCAGAGGGACGGCCGGCTGCCCGTGCAGCAGCTGCTGGCCGAGTACAGCAAGACCTTCGGCTACGGCCTCCGCCTGCAGGACTACGACGCCAACTCGCTGCCCGAGCTGCTCAACAAGCTCTGCCACGTGGTCAAG gcGGTGGACGGGCCGGAGGGCCGTGAGGTGCAGCTGATCAACAGGAAGTCCCTGCGGGCGCTGACCTCCCAGCTGCTGGCGCTGCTGATGGGGCTGGCCCCAGGGGTCAAAGGTGAGGGGGCGGAGCCCGCCTGGCCCACCGtggagcagctccagcagcgcTACGAGGCCGCCCACGGCGTCCCGCTCAAGCCCTGCGAGTACGGCTTCCTGTCCCTCGGCGAGCTGCTCAAGAGCCTGCCCTTCCTGGTGGAG CTGTATGAggttgaggaggaggacggcGAGGCGGAGCGTGTGGAGCGGGTGCGTCTGACGCGCCTCTACCAGTTCGCCCGCAGCGTGCGCGCGCTCCTGCACACCTACCACTACCACCAGATCTTCCTGAGCGAGTTCCCCGCCGCCTTCAGCAAGTACACGGGCGTCAGCCTGCAGTGGCGCGCCTACGGCTACTCCACGCTGGACGAGCTGCTCGCCGCCATCCCACAG GTCATCTGGATCAAAGGCCACGGACACAAGAAGATACTGGTGCTGAAGAATGAGATGAAGG CACGGACGAGCTCGGGCGACAGCCCTGGGCCAGAGGGCGACAGACTCCGAGCAGACAGCCAAAGTCCCAGCAGTGCCAGATCAGGGAGCCAGAGCCCCg GTGGCGACGCGGAGCTGCTGTGCCTGGGCTCTGGGTCCCCGGTGGACCTGCTGTGTGGGCCGGTCCCCTCCTGCCTGCCCTCCCCCCAGCTGCAGCCCGACCCCGTGGCCCCCCAGCACGCAGACCTCATCCACTTCGAGGAGAGGGCCCACGCTGAACCAGAGACAG AGCCGGCCAGCTCAGAGGAACCTCCTCTGTCTTCAGCGTCCGCTCCAGATGTCTGTGACGGCACAGGCCAGCCCCCGGACTCCGATGGCCAGTATGATTGTGCCAACGTGCTGCCCTGTGCTGACGCCCGCGCtggcaccaccaccccccctccgccaGCAACGTCCGCCGCGCCACCAGAGCAGCCCCAACCGCCCAGCATCGCCGTGCCAACCACGGACAGCCCCAGTAAGCGCACCACCCGCAACAAGGTCAAACTGGCAGCCAACTTCTCCTTCACACCCGTCTCTACGGCgtaa
- the LOC134093536 gene encoding meiosis regulator and mRNA stability factor 1 isoform X2 codes for MEGLGKERSICSARTLSWLERPENLKVTLAPPSNFWKLADCFSSSESTGPTTGNQKDYMDSQPPVLELKDVPPPPRPAASQPFPLTPLPMPPPCLPSRGPLPPLLQPGSPKVSSSCSCSHCQTSLHPQTGLALLGNHQVRGFGDVSGGGVSITGGAGGGSSVYLSKPLGAASSWAVSSTSTSSSSSVPHHVSLFSGPVGQVPSSSSSSSSSLAPVATSQPTASLSQLPCCSGLLRPLHAPTCPQLSQQAYGRPRYGPCPSVAAVATVAPSSAEYYRYGGELGSGAVGKQSPQQQHPLHLRHGGLSTSPAHVCSHPLHHCVKHTVCLKGAHYCQDCLSKPAPGLASEPDKLWPNIPPPHAQSAPIPIPMCNGCGVSGSATDGLLLLGSSLGKTSQKYGSPDSGTQESLPPVGVFWDIENCSVPTGRSAASVVQRLRARFFPGHREAEFICVCDISKENKDVIQELNNCQVTVAHINATAKNAADDKLRQSLRRFADTHTAPATVVLVSSDVNFASELSDLRHRHGFQVILVHKNQVSGALLQHAHRHVAFEEFLTDLPPRMPLKTQPGFNLLFVHNLPTNRDGKSVANRLRRLSDNCGGKVLGLSGGTAVLRFSSREAAERARKRMENEDVYGCRIHVSFSPEEEDDEEEEEGQGLGRGGGGRGRGRAEEAADGDSDHGLRRFPLPAAAVPSSSSSSSLPASLFLPVEKPRSPRRPRRASTSASATGAAHVRPCQQAAGRHLVPERPYSPRTGAPHAANRPSQELNPAETKPRMGFLSDKGRASSASPHTNGDATLQNHQRAGPAGDAPYRGRRRDFSGPRSATDSPVDHFQVSTPSAFSKLSLQRSFSPMLLPQGSWSSRSGSPCLSNRSSPLSAPRSPGPDASAPTEPFSDGADIQVSNLDYRMSRKELQQILQDTFAKHGKVKGVELSPHTDYQLKATIQMRSLQQAIGAIGALHRYKIGGKRIQVSLLTGANNKSLAVFSSEIISILQDAPASCLPLFKFTEIYEKKFGHKLVVSELYRLPEVVAVREQGGGRLVCLLPSGQSRQSPLGSSQSHDGSSASGSPVVFEELEYHEPVCKRHYNNNFSEADYDPDSYKIPFVVVAVKTLAAQVHSLLQSHEGTIPLLSFPECYAAEFSPLTVAEEGELEDGVPLEHLITCVPGVTVVTAQNGFKVVKWIHNKPPPPNADPWVPRCKSPVGNPQLIQFSRELVDLLKGQPTCLMPLSRFIPAYHHHFAKQCRVSDYGYSKLLELLEAVPHVLQILGLGSKRLLTLTHRSQVKRFTQDLLKLLKFQASKQVVIRDFMQAYHWCFSRDWRVIDYGMCDLMDLLTEIPDTTITITQQDDDMVISVPKRERTAEEQDRTRQFAKEVVDLLRHQPHGRMAFSKFIPTYHHHFGRQCKLTHYGFTKLVELFEAIPDVLMVLECGEEKVLCLTEVERVKALAAQLVKLLRAQRDGRLPVQQLLAEYSKTFGYGLRLQDYDANSLPELLNKLCHVVKAVDGPEGREVQLINRKSLRALTSQLLALLMGLAPGVKGEGAEPAWPTVEQLQQRYEAAHGVPLKPCEYGFLSLGELLKSLPFLVELYEVEEEDGEAERVERVRLTRLYQFARSVRALLHTYHYHQIFLSEFPAAFSKYTGVSLQWRAYGYSTLDELLAAIPQVIWIKGHGHKKILVLKNEMKARTSSGDSPGPEGDRLRADSQSPSSARSGSQSPGGDAELLCLGSGSPVDLLCGPVPSCLPSPQLQPDPVAPQHADLIHFEERAHAEPETEPASSEEPPLSSASAPDVCDGTGQPPDSDGQYDCANVLPCADARAGTTTPPPPATSAAPPEQPQPPSIAVPTTDSPSKRTTRNKVKLAANFSFTPVSTA; via the exons ATGGAAGGACTGGGGAAGGAAAGGTCAATATGCAGCGCTAGGACCCTCTCATGGCTCGAGCGACCAGAAAATTTAAAAGTAACCTTAGCCCCCCCGTCCAATTTTTGGAAACTCGCCGACTGCTTCTCTTCCTCAGAGTCAACTGGCCCTACTACTGGAAACCAG AAAGATTACATGGACAGTCAACCGCCTGTGTTGGAGCTGAAAGATGTGCCCCCACCTCCGCGGCCTGCTGCCTCCCAGCCTTTCCcgctcacccccctccccatgcCGCCCCCCTGCCTTCCCTCCCGAGGGCCCTTGCCCCCTCTGCTGCAGCCCGGCAGCCCCAAAGTAagcagctcctgctcctgttcCCACTGCCAGACCAGCCTGCACCCCCAGACCGGCCTCGCCCTGTTGGGGAACCACCAGGTCCGTGGGTTCGGTGACGTGAGCGGTGGAGGTGTTAGCATCACTggtggtgcaggtggtggtTCTTCTGTTTACCTCTCCAAACCATTAGGTGCTGCTTCTTCCTGGGCGGTCTCCTCTACCTccacgtcctcctcttcctcagtccCTCACCACGTCTCTCTGTTCTCCGGGCCCGTCGGCCAGgtgccgtcctcctcctcctcctcctcctcctccctcgctccggTGGCCACCTCCCAGCCCACGGCCTCCCTCTCCCAGCTGCCCTGCTGCTCCGGGCTCCTGAGGCCCCTCCATGCGCCCACCTGCCCCCAGCTCTCGCAGCAGGCCTACGGCCGGCCCAGATACGGCCCGTGTCCGTCGGTGGCTGCGGTGGCGACGGTGGCCCCGTCGTCCGCTGAGTACTACCGCTACGGCGGAGAGCTGGGCTCCGGGGCAGTAGGGAAGCAGTctccgcagcagcagcaccccctCCATCTCCGTCACGGTGGCCTCTCCACCTCACCAGCACACGTCTGCTCGCACCCTTTGCACCACTGTGTCAAGCACACCGTTTGTCTGAAAGGGGCGCACTACTGCCAGGATTGCCTGAGCAAG CCTGCTCCAGGTTTGGCCTCTGAGCCAGATAAGCTCTGGCCCAACATCCCCCCTCCACACGCCCAGTCGGcgcccatccccatccccatgtGCAACGGCTGTGGGGTGAGCGGATCGGCCACCgacggcctgctgctgctgggctccAGCCTGGGCAAGACCAGCCAAAAATACG gttcACCAGACAGTGGCACCCAGGAGAGCCTGCCCCCGGTGGGTGTGTTCTGGGACATAGAGAACTGCTCGGTGCCCACCGGGCGATCAGCTGCCAGCGTGGTGCAGCGGCTCCGTGCCCGCTTCTTCCCCGGGCACCGCGAAGCCGAGTTCATCTGCGTGTGCGACATCAGCAAGGAGAACAAGGACGTCATCCAGGAGCTAAACAACTGCCAG GTCACTGTGGCCCACATCAACGCCACGGCCAAGAACGCTGCTGACGACAAGCTGCGCCAGAGCCTGAGACGCTTCGCCGACACGCACACAGCCCCCGCCACCGTGGTGCTGGTCTCCT CCGACGTGAACTTTGCCAGCGAACTGAGTGACCTCCGCCATCGCCATGGCTTCCAGGTCATCCTGGTGCACAAGAACCAGGTGTCTGGCGCACTACTGCAGCACGCTCATCGCCATGTGGCCTTCGAGGAGTTCCTGACTGACCTGCCGCCCAGGATGCCTCTGAAAACTCAG CCCGGTTTCAACCTTCTGTTTGTGCACAACCTGCCCACCAACCGCGACGGCAAGAGCGTGGCCAACAGGCTGCGGCGCCTGTCGGACAACTGCGGGGGCAAGGTGCTGGGCCTGTCGGGCGGCACGGCCGTCCTGCGCTTCAGCTCTCGGGAGGCGGCCGAGCGCGCCCGCAAGCGCATGGAGAACGAGGACGTCTACGGCTGCCGCATCCACGTCTCCTTCTCccccgaggaggaggacgatgaggaggaggaggaagggcaaGGCctcggaagaggaggaggaggtaggggAAGAGGTAGAGCGGAGGAGGCGGCGGACGGGGACTCTGACCACGGGCTCAGACGTTTCCCGctgcccgccgccgccgtcccctcgtcctcctcctcctcctcgctgccGGCCTCGCTCTTCCTCCCGGTAGAGAAGCCGCGCTCCCCCCGCAGGCCTCGCCGCGCCAGTACCAGCGCCAGTGCCACCGGCGCCGCCCATGTCCGCCCGTGCCAGCAGGCGGCTGGCAGACACCTGGTGCCCGAGCGGCCGTACAGCCCCAGGACAGGCGCTCCGCACGCCGCCAACAGGCCCTCTCAG GAGCTGAACCCTGCGGAGACCAAGCCCAGGATGGGCTTCCTGTCCGATAAAGGCCGCGCCTCCTCAGCGTCGCCCCACACCAATGGAGACGCCACCCTTCAGAACCACCAGAGGGCTGGCCCGGCTGGAGACGCCCCTTACCGTGGCAGGAG gaGGGACTTCTCTGGGCCACGCAGCGCCACGGACTCCCCCGTGGACCACTTCCAGGTCAGCACGCCCTCGGCCTTCAGCAAGCTCAGCCTGCAGAGGAGCTTCAGCCCCATGCTGCTCCCCCAGGGCTCCTGGTCGTCACG GAGTGGCTCTCCGTGCCTGTCCAACCGCTCGTCCCCCCTCAGCGCCCCCAGGAGCCCCGGCCCTGACGCCAGCGCCCCCACGGAGCCCTTCTCCGACGGCGCCGACATCCAGGTGTCCAACCTGGACTACCGCATGTCCCGCAAGGAGCTGCAGCAGATCCTGCAGGACACGTTTGCCAAACACGGGAAG gtgaaggGAGTAGAGCTGAGCCCCCACACGGACTACCAGCTGAAGGCCACCATCCAGATGCGCTCGCTGCAGCAGGCCATCGGGGCCATCGGAGCGCTGCACCGCTACAAGATCGGCGGCAAGCGCATCCAGGTGTCCCTCCTCACCGGTGCCAACAATAAGTCCCTCGCGGTCTTTAG ttctgaaattaTTAGTATTCTTCAAGATGCACCAGCCAGTTGCCTTCCGCTTTTCAAATTCACCGAAATCTACGAGAAAAA gttTGGCCATAAGCTGGTGGTGAGCGAGCTGTACCGTCTGCCGGAGGTGGTGGCGGTGCGGGAGCAGGGCGGCGGGCGGCTGGTGTGTCTGCTCCCCAGCGGCCAATCCCGCCAGAGCCCGCTGGGCTCCTCGCAGTCCCACGACGGCTCCTCGGCCAGCGGCAGCCCCGTCGTCTTCGAGGAGCTGGAGTACCACGAGCCCGTCTGCAAGCGCCactacaacaacaacttcaG TGAGGCGGACTACGACCCGGATTCCTACAAGATCCCGTTTGTTGTGGTGGCTGTGAAGACGCTGGCTGCCCAGGTGCACAGCTTGCTTCAGTCGCACGAGGGCACCATACCGCTGCTAAG TTTCCCAGAGTGCTATGCAGCGGAGTTCAGCCCGCTGACGGTGGCGGAGGAAGGTGAGCTGGAGGACGGAGTCCCACTGGAGCACCTCATCACCTGTGTTCCCGGGGTCACCGTCGTCACGGCGCAAAACGGGTTCAAGGTCGTCAAGTGGATCCACAACAAGCCACCCCCACCCAATGCTG ACCCGTGGGTGCCGCGCTGTAAGAGCCCGGTGGGGAACCCTCAGCTGATCCAGTTCAGCCGTGAGCTGGTGGACCTGCTGAAGGGCCAGCCCACCTGCCTCATGCCCCTGAGCCGCTTCATCCCCGCCTACCACCACCACTTCGCCAAGCAGTGCCGCGTCTCCGACTACGGCTACTCCaaactgctggagctgctggaggccGTGCCTCATGTGCTACAG ATTCTGGGCCTGGGTTCGAAGCGCCTGCTGACACTGACCCACCGCTCGCAGGTGAAGCGCTTCACTCAGGACCTGCTCAAGCTGCTCAAGTTCCAGGCCAGCAAGCAGGTGGTCATCCGTGACTTCATGCAGGCCTACCACTG GTGCTTCTCGAGAGACTGGCGTGTGATTGACTACGGCATGTGTGACCTCATGGATCTCCTCACAGAGATCCCCGACACTACAATCACCATCACTCAGCAGGACGACGACATGGTCATCTCTGTGCCCAAGAGAG AGCGCACGGCCGAGGAGCAGGACCGCACCAGGCAGTTCGCCAAGGAGGTGGTGGACCTGCTGCGGCACCAGCCGCACGGCCGCATGGCCTTCAGCAAGTTCATCCCCACCTACCACCACCACTTCGGCCGCCAGTGCAAGCTCACCCACTACGGCTTCACCAAGCTCGTCGAGCTCTTCGAGGCCATCCCCGACGTGCTGATG gtgCTGGAGTGTGGTGAGGAGAAGGTGCTGTGCCTGACGGAGGTGGAGCGGGTGAAGGCGCTGGCGGCCCAGCTGGTGAAGCTGCTGCGTGCGCAGAGGGACGGCCGGCTGCCCGTGCAGCAGCTGCTGGCCGAGTACAGCAAGACCTTCGGCTACGGCCTCCGCCTGCAGGACTACGACGCCAACTCGCTGCCCGAGCTGCTCAACAAGCTCTGCCACGTGGTCAAG gcGGTGGACGGGCCGGAGGGCCGTGAGGTGCAGCTGATCAACAGGAAGTCCCTGCGGGCGCTGACCTCCCAGCTGCTGGCGCTGCTGATGGGGCTGGCCCCAGGGGTCAAAGGTGAGGGGGCGGAGCCCGCCTGGCCCACCGtggagcagctccagcagcgcTACGAGGCCGCCCACGGCGTCCCGCTCAAGCCCTGCGAGTACGGCTTCCTGTCCCTCGGCGAGCTGCTCAAGAGCCTGCCCTTCCTGGTGGAG CTGTATGAggttgaggaggaggacggcGAGGCGGAGCGTGTGGAGCGGGTGCGTCTGACGCGCCTCTACCAGTTCGCCCGCAGCGTGCGCGCGCTCCTGCACACCTACCACTACCACCAGATCTTCCTGAGCGAGTTCCCCGCCGCCTTCAGCAAGTACACGGGCGTCAGCCTGCAGTGGCGCGCCTACGGCTACTCCACGCTGGACGAGCTGCTCGCCGCCATCCCACAG GTCATCTGGATCAAAGGCCACGGACACAAGAAGATACTGGTGCTGAAGAATGAGATGAAGG CACGGACGAGCTCGGGCGACAGCCCTGGGCCAGAGGGCGACAGACTCCGAGCAGACAGCCAAAGTCCCAGCAGTGCCAGATCAGGGAGCCAGAGCCCCg GTGGCGACGCGGAGCTGCTGTGCCTGGGCTCTGGGTCCCCGGTGGACCTGCTGTGTGGGCCGGTCCCCTCCTGCCTGCCCTCCCCCCAGCTGCAGCCCGACCCCGTGGCCCCCCAGCACGCAGACCTCATCCACTTCGAGGAGAGGGCCCACGCTGAACCAGAGACAG AGCCGGCCAGCTCAGAGGAACCTCCTCTGTCTTCAGCGTCCGCTCCAGATGTCTGTGACGGCACAGGCCAGCCCCCGGACTCCGATGGCCAGTATGATTGTGCCAACGTGCTGCCCTGTGCTGACGCCCGCGCtggcaccaccaccccccctccgccaGCAACGTCCGCCGCGCCACCAGAGCAGCCCCAACCGCCCAGCATCGCCGTGCCAACCACGGACAGCCCCAGTAAGCGCACCACCCGCAACAAGGTCAAACTGGCAGCCAACTTCTCCTTCACACCCGTCTCTACGGCgtaa